In Nocardia asteroides, a single genomic region encodes these proteins:
- a CDS encoding acyl-CoA thioesterase domain-containing protein, with the protein MVSFFTPDGDAVIPEPIARSGWGGGHLGGPGVCGLMARDVERHCPEGFVPARMTADLFRPVRDRPITVRSEVVRSGRRITVADACIVQDGEVRARSTVVFLSTGAEPPGQLWRPERELPVPPVGIVPPEGGRPLFRSGEREWSREYGDHQNADRKISWHAMPALVAGEKLTPFQHAAMVGDTANHICHWGSAGAGYINADMTLTLSRLPIGFELGLRAADSLAADGVSIGTATMYDRSGPLGTCVVTSLSNADKLIDYTAPRR; encoded by the coding sequence ATGGTCAGCTTCTTCACACCGGACGGCGACGCGGTGATCCCGGAGCCGATCGCGCGCAGCGGCTGGGGCGGCGGCCACCTCGGCGGCCCCGGCGTGTGCGGGCTGATGGCGCGGGACGTCGAGCGGCACTGCCCGGAGGGGTTCGTGCCCGCCCGGATGACGGCCGACCTGTTCCGCCCGGTGCGGGACCGGCCGATCACCGTGCGGAGCGAGGTGGTGCGCTCGGGCAGGCGGATCACCGTCGCGGATGCCTGCATCGTGCAGGACGGCGAGGTGCGCGCCCGCTCGACCGTGGTCTTCCTGAGCACCGGCGCCGAGCCGCCGGGGCAGCTCTGGCGCCCGGAGCGCGAGCTGCCGGTGCCGCCGGTCGGCATCGTGCCGCCCGAGGGCGGGCGGCCGCTGTTCCGCAGCGGCGAGCGCGAGTGGTCCCGCGAGTACGGCGACCACCAGAACGCCGACCGGAAGATCTCCTGGCACGCCATGCCCGCGCTGGTCGCCGGGGAGAAGCTGACCCCGTTCCAGCACGCCGCCATGGTCGGCGACACCGCCAACCACATCTGCCACTGGGGTTCGGCAGGCGCGGGCTACATCAACGCCGACATGACGCTGACGCTCTCCCGGCTGCCGATCGGCTTCGAGCTCGGGCTGCGCGCGGCGGACTCGCTCGCCGCCGACGGCGTCTCCATCGGCACCGCGACGATGTACGACCGCAGCGGCCCGCTCGGCACCTGCGTGGTGACCTCGCTGTCCAACGCGGACAAGCTGATCGACTACACCGCGCCGCGGCGCTGA
- a CDS encoding LppX_LprAFG lipoprotein → MTRRIIRAGSAVAITAFLAVGCGDGSGGLPDPQFLLRGATAASAAVTSAHVEMSSEGSLSGFSARELNADVRARGKSGPGASVGTAEVAGATLAFVEQEGRFYSRGADGRYSAAQLPGGAALPRPSELLDPERGLAKLLGGLRDVRTEVREEHEGVLSFRVAGTVPRADAAVWLPGTAGDPRLTVWFAAQGRHLPVGTRLATVNDTGEPVTIDFALSELNEKVQIPAVD, encoded by the coding sequence GTGACCAGACGGATTATCCGAGCCGGTTCGGCGGTGGCGATCACCGCGTTCCTGGCAGTGGGGTGTGGCGATGGGTCCGGGGGGCTGCCCGATCCGCAGTTCCTGCTCCGCGGCGCGACCGCGGCCAGCGCGGCGGTGACCAGTGCACACGTGGAGATGAGCAGCGAGGGCAGCCTCTCCGGGTTCAGCGCCAGGGAGCTGAACGCGGATGTCAGAGCGCGCGGCAAGAGCGGTCCGGGAGCCTCCGTGGGGACGGCCGAGGTCGCCGGCGCCACGCTGGCCTTCGTCGAACAGGAGGGCAGGTTCTACTCGCGCGGCGCGGACGGGCGGTACAGCGCGGCGCAGCTGCCCGGCGGCGCGGCGCTGCCGCGGCCGTCGGAGCTGCTCGATCCCGAGCGCGGGCTGGCGAAGCTGCTCGGCGGGCTGCGCGATGTGCGCACCGAGGTGCGGGAGGAGCACGAGGGGGTGCTCTCCTTCCGGGTGGCCGGGACGGTGCCGCGGGCCGACGCCGCGGTCTGGCTGCCGGGCACCGCGGGCGATCCGAGACTGACGGTGTGGTTCGCGGCGCAGGGCAGGCACCTGCCGGTCGGCACCCGGCTCGCCACCGTCAACGACACCGGGGAGCCGGTCACCATCGACTTCGCGCTGAGCGAGCTGAACGAGAAGGTGCAGATCCCGGCGGTCGACTGA
- a CDS encoding 3-hydroxyacyl-ACP dehydratase FabZ family protein, with protein sequence MTAAATYGAPAFDAVEIVRPGECGTAVLNVTGTLPVFTAHFPRYPTLPGMLLLESGIALIRATAAEPLLRLREARGLRFRRFVVPGDQVRLTVRRRDEPDEWELRAEVAGEVAAVVAALRVGR encoded by the coding sequence GTGACGGCGGCGGCGACCTACGGTGCGCCCGCCTTCGACGCGGTCGAGATCGTGCGGCCGGGGGAGTGCGGCACCGCGGTGCTGAACGTCACCGGCACGCTGCCGGTGTTCACCGCGCACTTCCCGCGCTACCCGACGCTGCCCGGAATGCTGCTGTTGGAGAGCGGGATCGCGTTGATCCGGGCGACGGCGGCGGAGCCGCTGCTGCGGTTGCGCGAGGCGCGCGGCCTGCGGTTCCGGCGCTTCGTCGTGCCCGGTGACCAGGTGCGGCTGACGGTGCGCCGACGCGACGAGCCCGACGAGTGGGAGTTGCGGGCCGAGGTGGCCGGTGAGGTCGCCGCGGTCGTGGCCGCCCTGCGGGTCGGGCGCTGA